A DNA window from Solanum lycopersicum chromosome 3, SLM_r2.1 contains the following coding sequences:
- the LOC101265113 gene encoding uncharacterized protein isoform X2, translating to MEKMETEIAMEEIEEEAPKNSSLFPVFPQAQISSASNPTTSYDAVPEWLRNSSFTTDISVINDAVMTDYGNVQFQENLEEDEGEDVENKNQKGEGAPYELLHSSGSERGHSSSDDDGRDCKKKKRKKKRKKSHRSSDDRPLYDYALSASRKPDVRTWASSTAANVKDYYFDSRGDRDNLAFGSIYRMDVARYKLHNLRKTSEINNYRRNDKRNFERDIDIDALDDKLRSGGRYWSGTYAAIEHHKNLKRLKILTPHKPMMNIPADFVSLADEVKSDEGIRGDAISGNAVVEESLEDEVYRKTKEFNKMTRERPHDEQIWLAFAQFQDKVASMQPQKGARLQTLEKKISILEKATELNPDSEDLLLSLMSAYQSRDSIDDLISRWEKILIQNSGSCTLWREFLRVVQGDFSRFKVSEMRKMYANAIQALSGAWTKQHRQVSGGANSPSMDPAIVRLELGLVDTFLSLCRFEWQAGYRELATALFQAQIEYSLFSPSLLLSEQSKQRLFEHFWNSNGARVGEDGALGWSKWLEKEEELRQRAMREESSHASEKGGWTGWSEPSSKGKEKNEAIENITETDGALDELEEESEMKDDEQKDDTEALLKMLGIDATAEANCEIKDTRTWTRWSEEEVARDSNEWMPVHAKTGISHSEDPADAEGDEQLLRVIAYEDLSDYLFSIISEEACFSLVSQFIDFYGGRMAQWTCTNSSSWAEKYLSLEAIPDSLFDELRRMHNVLTKEGRNRTETSLEQVLSSSGDISMRTSMMRFIRNATLLCCTIFPQNHILEEAVLIAEELSKTVMNTSSCSVTPCRTLAKSLLKSNRQDVLLCGVYARREAVFGNIDHARKIFDMALSSIDGLPQGVQTNASLLHLWYAEVEVSNGIHGGSGSSESSLRAMHILSCLGSGTKYSLYRCKPSSLQQLKARQGFKEQVNMLRSSWTRGLIDDNSVALICSAALFEEITIGWTEGVQILEQAFTMVLPERRRHSHHLECLFNFYMRMLCRHHQEMKLSKLWEYIVTGLDIYPCSPNLYNALVEIGHLYASPNKLRWIFDEKFQKKPSLVAWLFALSFDMSRGGTEHRIRRLFERALENEKLRNSVLVWRSYIAYESDIACNPSAARRAFFRAIHACPWSKRLWLDGFIKLSSFLTAKELSDLQEVMRDKELNLRTDIYEILLQDDVES from the exons ATGGAGAAGATGGAAACAGAAATCGCCATggaagaaattgaagaagaagcaCCGAAAAATTCATCGTTGTTTCCCGTTTTCCCTCAAGCGCAGATATCTTCAGCGTCCAATCCCACCACTTCATACGACGCCGTTCCTGAATGGCTTCGCAATTCCAGCTTCACCACCGACATCTCCGTGATAAACGACGCCGTTATGACGGACTACGGGAATGTCCAGTTCCAAGAGAATCTAGAGGAAGACGAAGGAGAAGATGTAGAGAACAAAAATCAGAAAGGAGAGGGTGCACCGTATGAATTGCTGCACTCGTCCGGGTCGGAGCGGGGACACTCGTCTTCTGATGATGATGGAAGAGACTGCAAGAAGAAGAAGCGGAAAAAGAAGCGCAAGAAGAGTCATCGATCGAGTGATGACCGTCCACTCTATGACTATGCACTTTCTGCTTCCAGAAAACCGGACGTTCGAACTTGGGCTTCTTCAACTGCTGCTAATGTTAAAGACTATTACTTTGACTCTCGTGGCGATCGAGACAATTTAGCTTTTGGTAGTATCTACAG GATGGATGTTGCTCGTTACAAGCTTCATAATTTGAGGAAGACCTCTGAGATCAATAACTATAGGCGGAACGATAAGAGAAATTTTGAAAGGGATATTGATATTGATGCGTTGGATGATAAACTAAGGTCTGGAGGTCGCTATTGGTCTGGGACATATGCTGCAATTGAGCACCATAAGAACCTGAAGCGTCTAAAAATTTTGACTCCTCACAAGCCAATGATGAATATTCCAGCTGATTTTGTCTCATTGGCAGATGAAGTTAAGTCAGATGAAGGAATCAGAGGAGATGCTATTTCAGGAAATGCTGTGGTCGAGGAATCTCTGGAGGATGAGGTCTATCGCAAAACAAAGGAATTCAACAAGATGACAAGAGAACGGCCACATGATGAACAAATTTGGTTGGCTTTTGCACAGTTCCAAGATAAGGTAGCAAGTATGCAGCCACAGAAAGGTGCCCGTTTGCAAACACTCGAAAAGAAGATTAGTATTCTGGAGAAGGCTACAGAGCTGAACCCTGACAGCGAGGACCTGCTTCTCTCTCTTATGAGTGCTTATCAGAGCAGAGATAGCATTGATGACCTGATTAGCCGATGGGAAAAGATACTTATCCAAAATTCAGGTAGTTGCACATTGTGGAGAGAATTTTTGCGGGTTGTTCAGGGTGACTTCTCAAGATTTAAGGTTTCTGAAATGAGAAAAATGTATGCAAATGCAATTCAAGCTTTATCTGGTGCATGGACTAAGCAGCATAGGCAG GTTTCTGGAGGTGCTAATTCGCCTTCTATGGATCCTGCTATTGTAAGACTTGAACTTGGTCTGGTTGATACATTTCTCAGTCTCTGTCGGTTCGAGTGGCAGGCTGGGTACAGAGAGTTGGCTACTGCCTTGTTTCAGGCACAGATTGAATACAGCTTGTTCTCCCCTTCTTTACTTCTTAGTGAGCAAAGTAAGCAAAGATTATTTGAGCATTTCTGGAACAGTAATGGTGCCAGGGTTGGGGAAGATGGGGCACTCGGCTGGTCAAAGTGGCTAGAGAAAGAGGAAGAGCTGAGGCAAAGGGCTATGAGGGAGGAGTCTTCACATGCTTCTGAAAAGGGTGGTTGGACTGGTTGGTCAGAACCGTCATCTAaaggtaaagaaaagaatgaagCTATAGAAAATATAACAGAGACTGATGGTGCTCTTGACGAGTTAGAAGAGGAATCTGAAATGAAAGATGATGAGCAGAAAGATGATACTGAAGCTTTGCTTAAAATGCTTGGTATTGATGCTACTGCTGAAGCTAATTGTGAGATTAAAGACACAAGAACTTGGACTAGGTGGTCTGAAGAAGAGGTAGCAAGAGACTCTAACGAGTGGATGCCAGTCCATGCTAAAA CTGGGATTTCTCATAGTGAGGATCCTGCTGATGCAGAGGGTGATGAGCAGCTTTTGAGAGTAATAGCATACGAAGATTTGAGTGACTACCTGTTCTCGATAATTTCTGAAGAAGCATGTTTTTCCTTGGTATCCCAGTTCATTGATTTTTATGGTGGGAGGATGGCTCAATG GACTTGTACGAACAGTTCAAGTTGGGCTGAAAAATACCTTAGTTTGGAGGCAATTCCAGATTCTCTCTTTGATGAACTAAGAAGAATGCACAATGTTTTAACCAAGGAAGGAAGGAACCGAACTGAAACAAGTTTGGAACAAGTTCTTAGCAGCTCTGGTGATATCTCTATGAGGACTAGCATGATGAGATTTATTCGAAATGCTACATTGCTTTGCTGCACTATATTTCCCcaaaatcatattttggaaGAAGCTGTTCTTATTGCGGAGGAGCTATCAAAGACAGTGATGAATACTTCTAGCTGTTCAGTAACACCATGTCGAACTTTAGCAAAAAGCCTTTTGAAGAGTAACCGTCAG GATGTATTGCTTTGTGGAGTTTATGCACGACGGGAAGCAGTTTTTGGAAATATTGACCATGCTAGAAAGATTTTCGACATGGCATTGTCTTCTATTGATGGACTTCCACAG GGTGTTCAGACAAATGCATCTCTTTTACATCTCTGGTACGCTGAAGTGGAGGTCTCAAACGGTATTCATGGTGGTTCCGGATCGTCTGAATCGTCTTTACGTGCTATGCATATTTTATCTTGCTTGGGTAGTGGTACAAAATACAGTCTGTATAGATGTAAACCTTCAAGCCTGCAACAGCTGAAAGCACGCCAAGGATTCAAAGAACAAGTGAATATGCTACGTTCATCATGGACACGCggtttaattgatgataattcAGTTGCTCTCATATGTTCAGCTGCTTTATTTGAAGAAATAACAATTGGATGGACTGAAGGTGTTCAGATTTTAGAGCAAGCATTCACAATGGTGCTTCCTG AAAGGAGGCGGCACAGTCATCATTTGGAGTGTTTGTTCAACTTTTACATGAGGATGCTTTGCAGACATCATCAAGAAATGAAGCTGTCAAAATTATGGGAATATATAGTGACAGGACTGGATATATATCCATGCAGTCCGAATCTTTATAATGCATTAGTCGAAATTGGCCATCTCTATGCGTCACCTAATAAGCTACGGTGGATCTTTGATGAGAAATTCCAAAA GAAACCTTCACTTGTTGCTTGGCTCTTTGCATTATCATTTGACATGAGTAGAGGTGGTACAGAGCATAGAATACGCAGACTTTTTGAGAGGGCATTGGAGAATGAGAAGCTACGCAACTCAGTTTTAGTCTGGCGCTCGTATATTGCTTATGAAAGTGACATAGCATGCAACCCTTCTGCAGCTAGAAGAGCTTTCTTTCGAGCCATACATGCTTGCCCGTG GTCAAAACGGCTCTGGCTTGATGGCTTCATCAAGTTAAGTTCTTTTCTAACAGCGAAAGAGTTGTCGGATCTCCAGGAAGTAATGCGGGATAAAGAACTCAATTTGAGGACAGATATTTATGAAATACTACTGCAAGATGATGTTGAATCTTAA
- the LOC101265113 gene encoding uncharacterized protein isoform X1, with the protein MEKMETEIAMEEIEEEAPKNSSLFPVFPQAQISSASNPTTSYDAVPEWLRNSSFTTDISVINDAVMTDYGNVQFQENLEEDEGEDVENKNQKGEGAPYELLHSSGSERGHSSSDDDGRDCKKKKRKKKRKKSHRSSDDRPLYDYALSASRKPDVRTWASSTAANVKDYYFDSRGDRDNLAFGSIYRMDVARYKLHNLRKTSEINNYRRNDKRNFERDIDIDALDDKLRSGGRYWSGTYAAIEHHKNLKRLKILTPHKPMMNIPADFVSLADEVKSDEGIRGDAISGNAVVEESLEDEVYRKTKEFNKMTRERPHDEQIWLAFAQFQDKVASMQPQKGARLQTLEKKISILEKATELNPDSEDLLLSLMSAYQSRDSIDDLISRWEKILIQNSGSCTLWREFLRVVQGDFSRFKVSEMRKMYANAIQALSGAWTKQHRQVSGGANSPSMDPAIVRLELGLVDTFLSLCRFEWQAGYRELATALFQAQIEYSLFSPSLLLSEQSKQRLFEHFWNSNGARVGEDGALGWSKWLEKEEELRQRAMREESSHASEKGGWTGWSEPSSKGKEKNEAIENITETDGALDELEEESEMKDDEQKDDTEALLKMLGIDATAEANCEIKDTRTWTRWSEEEVARDSNEWMPVHAKTGISHSEDPADAEGDEQLLRVIAYEDLSDYLFSIISEEACFSLVSQFIDFYGGRMAQWTCTNSSSWAEKYLSLEAIPDSLFDELRRMHNVLTKEGRNRTETSLEQVLSSSGDISMRTSMMRFIRNATLLCCTIFPQNHILEEAVLIAEELSKTVMNTSSCSVTPCRTLAKSLLKSNRQDVLLCGVYARREAVFGNIDHARKIFDMALSSIDGLPQQGVQTNASLLHLWYAEVEVSNGIHGGSGSSESSLRAMHILSCLGSGTKYSLYRCKPSSLQQLKARQGFKEQVNMLRSSWTRGLIDDNSVALICSAALFEEITIGWTEGVQILEQAFTMVLPERRRHSHHLECLFNFYMRMLCRHHQEMKLSKLWEYIVTGLDIYPCSPNLYNALVEIGHLYASPNKLRWIFDEKFQKKPSLVAWLFALSFDMSRGGTEHRIRRLFERALENEKLRNSVLVWRSYIAYESDIACNPSAARRAFFRAIHACPWSKRLWLDGFIKLSSFLTAKELSDLQEVMRDKELNLRTDIYEILLQDDVES; encoded by the exons ATGGAGAAGATGGAAACAGAAATCGCCATggaagaaattgaagaagaagcaCCGAAAAATTCATCGTTGTTTCCCGTTTTCCCTCAAGCGCAGATATCTTCAGCGTCCAATCCCACCACTTCATACGACGCCGTTCCTGAATGGCTTCGCAATTCCAGCTTCACCACCGACATCTCCGTGATAAACGACGCCGTTATGACGGACTACGGGAATGTCCAGTTCCAAGAGAATCTAGAGGAAGACGAAGGAGAAGATGTAGAGAACAAAAATCAGAAAGGAGAGGGTGCACCGTATGAATTGCTGCACTCGTCCGGGTCGGAGCGGGGACACTCGTCTTCTGATGATGATGGAAGAGACTGCAAGAAGAAGAAGCGGAAAAAGAAGCGCAAGAAGAGTCATCGATCGAGTGATGACCGTCCACTCTATGACTATGCACTTTCTGCTTCCAGAAAACCGGACGTTCGAACTTGGGCTTCTTCAACTGCTGCTAATGTTAAAGACTATTACTTTGACTCTCGTGGCGATCGAGACAATTTAGCTTTTGGTAGTATCTACAG GATGGATGTTGCTCGTTACAAGCTTCATAATTTGAGGAAGACCTCTGAGATCAATAACTATAGGCGGAACGATAAGAGAAATTTTGAAAGGGATATTGATATTGATGCGTTGGATGATAAACTAAGGTCTGGAGGTCGCTATTGGTCTGGGACATATGCTGCAATTGAGCACCATAAGAACCTGAAGCGTCTAAAAATTTTGACTCCTCACAAGCCAATGATGAATATTCCAGCTGATTTTGTCTCATTGGCAGATGAAGTTAAGTCAGATGAAGGAATCAGAGGAGATGCTATTTCAGGAAATGCTGTGGTCGAGGAATCTCTGGAGGATGAGGTCTATCGCAAAACAAAGGAATTCAACAAGATGACAAGAGAACGGCCACATGATGAACAAATTTGGTTGGCTTTTGCACAGTTCCAAGATAAGGTAGCAAGTATGCAGCCACAGAAAGGTGCCCGTTTGCAAACACTCGAAAAGAAGATTAGTATTCTGGAGAAGGCTACAGAGCTGAACCCTGACAGCGAGGACCTGCTTCTCTCTCTTATGAGTGCTTATCAGAGCAGAGATAGCATTGATGACCTGATTAGCCGATGGGAAAAGATACTTATCCAAAATTCAGGTAGTTGCACATTGTGGAGAGAATTTTTGCGGGTTGTTCAGGGTGACTTCTCAAGATTTAAGGTTTCTGAAATGAGAAAAATGTATGCAAATGCAATTCAAGCTTTATCTGGTGCATGGACTAAGCAGCATAGGCAG GTTTCTGGAGGTGCTAATTCGCCTTCTATGGATCCTGCTATTGTAAGACTTGAACTTGGTCTGGTTGATACATTTCTCAGTCTCTGTCGGTTCGAGTGGCAGGCTGGGTACAGAGAGTTGGCTACTGCCTTGTTTCAGGCACAGATTGAATACAGCTTGTTCTCCCCTTCTTTACTTCTTAGTGAGCAAAGTAAGCAAAGATTATTTGAGCATTTCTGGAACAGTAATGGTGCCAGGGTTGGGGAAGATGGGGCACTCGGCTGGTCAAAGTGGCTAGAGAAAGAGGAAGAGCTGAGGCAAAGGGCTATGAGGGAGGAGTCTTCACATGCTTCTGAAAAGGGTGGTTGGACTGGTTGGTCAGAACCGTCATCTAaaggtaaagaaaagaatgaagCTATAGAAAATATAACAGAGACTGATGGTGCTCTTGACGAGTTAGAAGAGGAATCTGAAATGAAAGATGATGAGCAGAAAGATGATACTGAAGCTTTGCTTAAAATGCTTGGTATTGATGCTACTGCTGAAGCTAATTGTGAGATTAAAGACACAAGAACTTGGACTAGGTGGTCTGAAGAAGAGGTAGCAAGAGACTCTAACGAGTGGATGCCAGTCCATGCTAAAA CTGGGATTTCTCATAGTGAGGATCCTGCTGATGCAGAGGGTGATGAGCAGCTTTTGAGAGTAATAGCATACGAAGATTTGAGTGACTACCTGTTCTCGATAATTTCTGAAGAAGCATGTTTTTCCTTGGTATCCCAGTTCATTGATTTTTATGGTGGGAGGATGGCTCAATG GACTTGTACGAACAGTTCAAGTTGGGCTGAAAAATACCTTAGTTTGGAGGCAATTCCAGATTCTCTCTTTGATGAACTAAGAAGAATGCACAATGTTTTAACCAAGGAAGGAAGGAACCGAACTGAAACAAGTTTGGAACAAGTTCTTAGCAGCTCTGGTGATATCTCTATGAGGACTAGCATGATGAGATTTATTCGAAATGCTACATTGCTTTGCTGCACTATATTTCCCcaaaatcatattttggaaGAAGCTGTTCTTATTGCGGAGGAGCTATCAAAGACAGTGATGAATACTTCTAGCTGTTCAGTAACACCATGTCGAACTTTAGCAAAAAGCCTTTTGAAGAGTAACCGTCAG GATGTATTGCTTTGTGGAGTTTATGCACGACGGGAAGCAGTTTTTGGAAATATTGACCATGCTAGAAAGATTTTCGACATGGCATTGTCTTCTATTGATGGACTTCCACAG CAGGGTGTTCAGACAAATGCATCTCTTTTACATCTCTGGTACGCTGAAGTGGAGGTCTCAAACGGTATTCATGGTGGTTCCGGATCGTCTGAATCGTCTTTACGTGCTATGCATATTTTATCTTGCTTGGGTAGTGGTACAAAATACAGTCTGTATAGATGTAAACCTTCAAGCCTGCAACAGCTGAAAGCACGCCAAGGATTCAAAGAACAAGTGAATATGCTACGTTCATCATGGACACGCggtttaattgatgataattcAGTTGCTCTCATATGTTCAGCTGCTTTATTTGAAGAAATAACAATTGGATGGACTGAAGGTGTTCAGATTTTAGAGCAAGCATTCACAATGGTGCTTCCTG AAAGGAGGCGGCACAGTCATCATTTGGAGTGTTTGTTCAACTTTTACATGAGGATGCTTTGCAGACATCATCAAGAAATGAAGCTGTCAAAATTATGGGAATATATAGTGACAGGACTGGATATATATCCATGCAGTCCGAATCTTTATAATGCATTAGTCGAAATTGGCCATCTCTATGCGTCACCTAATAAGCTACGGTGGATCTTTGATGAGAAATTCCAAAA GAAACCTTCACTTGTTGCTTGGCTCTTTGCATTATCATTTGACATGAGTAGAGGTGGTACAGAGCATAGAATACGCAGACTTTTTGAGAGGGCATTGGAGAATGAGAAGCTACGCAACTCAGTTTTAGTCTGGCGCTCGTATATTGCTTATGAAAGTGACATAGCATGCAACCCTTCTGCAGCTAGAAGAGCTTTCTTTCGAGCCATACATGCTTGCCCGTG GTCAAAACGGCTCTGGCTTGATGGCTTCATCAAGTTAAGTTCTTTTCTAACAGCGAAAGAGTTGTCGGATCTCCAGGAAGTAATGCGGGATAAAGAACTCAATTTGAGGACAGATATTTATGAAATACTACTGCAAGATGATGTTGAATCTTAA